A stretch of the Thermoanaerobaculia bacterium genome encodes the following:
- a CDS encoding zinc ribbon domain-containing protein — MEGGVFILETDIVFWYIRSMPIYEFYCSPCHRIFQFFSTVPNTETVPDCPRCGKSTLSRRVSRFATLKHREDDEPSPFGDMDEERMEGAMETLAGEMGSMEDMEDPRAAAKFMRKFMDMTGMEMGPRMEEMVRRLESGENPDALEEEFGDVMDEEDDDALSEFIRMKKYAMSKRKAPSRDETLYFLD, encoded by the coding sequence ATGGAAGGCGGGGTATTTATTCTTGAAACCGATATCGTTTTCTGGTACATAAGATCCATGCCGATTTACGAGTTTTACTGTTCGCCCTGCCATCGTATCTTTCAGTTTTTCTCTACGGTTCCCAACACGGAGACAGTTCCCGACTGTCCCCGGTGCGGAAAGTCCACTCTGAGCCGCAGAGTTTCCCGCTTTGCAACCCTGAAACACCGGGAGGATGATGAACCCTCTCCTTTCGGGGACATGGATGAGGAACGAATGGAGGGAGCCATGGAGACCCTTGCCGGGGAAATGGGTTCGATGGAGGACATGGAAGATCCCCGCGCTGCGGCAAAATTTATGAGAAAGTTCATGGATATGACGGGGATGGAGATGGGACCCCGCATGGAGGAAATGGTGCGCCGCCTGGAGTCCGGGGAGAACCCGGACGCGCTGGAAGAGGAATTCGGGGATGTCATGGATGAAGAGGATGACGATGCCCTCTCGGAGTTCATCCGGATGAAGAAGTACGCAATGTCCAAACGAAAAGCCCCTTCAAGGGACGAAACCCTCTACTTCCTGGATTGA